TCAACTGTCAACTCTTTGAGaagtaaacaaacaaacaagaaaataatgTTCTACTAAATTAGTACTACTTCATATGACATGCACTTTTCCTACTTTTAGTTTGTGCATGTCAAACATGTccaatatttatttacaatactTCAAGATGTTTGACAGTTCCAATGATCATTGTTTGGTTGGAAGCCGTATCGTCAGTGCAGGTCTGCAGCCTGACACTCTCCCTCCTTTGAAAGAATCCAATCTCTTGGATCTGACTCTTCAATTTTCATTAGATCTTTTCGATTAACTAAGTATCGGCTTTCCATTTAAACCTTCAAATTCATAGTTTCCATTCttccccttttttataactctATAGATTCCATCAAAGTTTGCATCTAACTTATTCTCTTTTTCAGTTAAcagtttttttctttttacgTAATAATTTTCATCAATATCGTCAAGGCTTCTACctttttaacattttttatttcttttgcgcgtatttctttttcttcatttatcATTAATTTACGAAATTCGTTTAATCTCTCGACTATAAGGCCATTATCTTTAAGGATATTATCATCAATCTTAGCCTCTAGAAACGAATTTGGCAATCTCCCATATAAAAGTTCATACGGTGACCTTTTAGATTGTTTTCTTGGAGATATTCGGTAAGCAAATATCGCATAGGGGAGGTATTCATCCCACTGTTTCCACCTACCATCAACTAATTTAGCTAGTTTACCTATTAGGGGTTTATTAGTGCGCTCTGCTAACCCATTACATTTCGGGTTGTAACTTGAAGTATACGATTTCTTACAATTCAACATGCCACAAATAGTCTTTATCAATCTTCTGGTAATTCGAACCTTGATCagacaatatttttttaggtgGTCCATGTTGGCAAATTATCTTCTTTAGTATATATAAAGCAATCACATTTATAGATTTGGATTTTATTGCTTCTGCTTAGTACCATCAGTTACATATTTTGTTGCGATTACTACGTATCTATTTCCACTACAACTTTTCGGTAAAGGATCTACCAGGTCTATCCCTATTATGTCCAGGGGATTCATCAGTGgaagtatttttttctcgAAATTAATGGCACCCCCGTGGTTTTCGATTACATATGTTACATCTGCTTATCGTTTCAATCATGTCCTTATACGTGCCTTTCCATTTTAGCTCTCTCAACATGAGTACGTATGTTGCATCAACACGCCATGTTCGCAATCGTGatgaatttttagaattacTCGAACCTTTTCGTCAGCGGATATCTTTTTCTCTTCTTGAGTATTTGATGCTATCATCACAATTCTACTGAGTGCATCGGccattacattttttttctccGGGCATGTATTCGATTTTATATCTATACTCTTGTAAGGTCCAAATCCCTCTCATTAGTCTACCTGTAGTCTCTTTTAGATTTAGTAGCCATTTTAATGCTTAATGATCTGTCTTTATTATGAACTGTTgtgtcaaaaaaaaactcgTAGTTTTTTAACTCCCCATACTACACCTAAGCACTGCTTTTCTGATACCGTGTAATTAATTTCTGCTGGGCTCAAAGTTATTGAGATGCATACAATGGGTCTCAATTATCCATGTTCATCTTCTTGCTGTAATACTACTCCCAATGCCAAATTTGATGCATCTATatataagtattttttctttttgaaaTCTAGTAGTTTCAAGCCAGAAGCATTGgcgatttttttttatactattAAATGCTTGTTGttgagatttaaaaaattatattttatatccttaattttagaataaatatgtttatggTGGAGAATATAATGAACGAGATAAACAAAGACAATATAATTGTAGAAATTAGAATAGCAGAGGCTCCGAGTAGTTGGGCAAAAACGACCAATAAGGAGAagttagatttttttataagcaGACTTAACTCTCATATTGTAGATTGGATTGTAGGACTTTTAAAGTCACACGGAAAACCGCTTTAACGTTTGAAATCtggaaaaataaagtagAACAAGAATTTGAGAATAAAACATTGCTTTTTGACATTTACAATATGAAGCAAAAGGAAGAACAAAAAGTTGTTGATTTTATTGAAGATGTAGTTTCTAAATGAAATTTCCAATTTCgacaaaagaaaaattattagatCAGGAGTAGataaaaagttaaaaatgattaaaattttttttacgaCCCAATATGAGATCAACAAAGAATTTTAcgaaatattaaatgaaATGGAGAACGAAGCATTATTGAATATCAAGTTGGCTGGTTTAAGACTTACTAAACAGAACCAACCAAATACATGCTTTAGATGCAGAAGGCCAGGACATTTAGCTAAGGATTGTAGGGTGAATCGAAATAATAAACAGGCTAATGATGATCGAAGGAATATTAATGAGATTGAAAAGGATAGTCAGGAAGTAGATCAAAGCTTTATTacgaataaaaataattttatttatgttggGACTAAAAAAGTCCCCGTGGTTTTTGATTCGGGTACGGCCTACAACTTTATCTCTCTTCAAGCTGTctatgatttaaaattgaaactcaataagaatatgaatgttttgaaatttttcaCATGTCTTGATGAAGAATTTCTAGTTGAAAACCATGTTATTGAGGAATACAAATATGGTaatagaatatttaaaagcaGAATGTATGTTTTAcctaaagtaaaaaattttaaaatgttaatAGGAAAAGATGATATTTGTAAAGTTTTTCGACAATTGAGCAATAGAATTTGTGAGATCAATACAAAACCAGGAGAGAAGGTAATAGAACACGTTTATAGTTTACCAAAGAAATTGGAGGAAGGAATACAAAACTCTATAAATgagttattaaaaaacggGCATATAAGGAAATCTAATTCAACATGGCTAAATAACCTTAGGCCAGTGATCAGACCGGATGGATCCATAAGAGTTACTACAAATTTAATAGCGCTCAGCAGATTGGTAGATCTAGATAATTATTTCCTCCCCAATATTGAAAGACTTATATACAGTCTTAGagacataaaatatattaaaaattaatttaaaagatggatttttcaaattaaatTGGCTGAAAAAGACAAACACAAAACCGCTTTCagatttaattatttattatacgAATGGAACGTAATGCTCATGGGGTTTAAAAATGTACCAGCCGTTTTTCGAAGGTTTATGGACAACGTCCttgaagaagaaaaaggGAAAAATTGCTTTGTTTATGTTGATGACATCCTTGTTTTTGGTAGGAATGAAGAAGAACATGATACAAGCTATACAAAGGTTATTAACAAGCTACAAAAATATGAGCTACGAATTAACGACTCAAAGactatacataaaaaagataacatagaatttttagaaCATGTTATTGAATATAACAAGATAAAGCCGAAATTTTCGGCTGAACAAGGAATTTAAAGTATAGAAAGAccaaataatagaaaatcTTGTACGGAATTTTTAGGATTGTTTATTACTATCGTAAATTTATTCCACAATGTTCAATCATTGCCGGGCCATTGTATGATTTACTTAAAAAGGATGTTGTATTTAAGTGGGAAgagaaagaagaaaaagcttttaagaaattaaaaaatatattgagATCACGCGTGGTTCTATCCCAGCCCAATTACAAAAAACCTTATATTTTGGAAACAGATGCATGCCAGTCAGGAATAGGAGCTATCCTCTCACAAAATCATGGAAGTGGTCCAGTACCAATTGCTTTCGCTTCAAGAAGATTGTTACCTACTGAGATAAACTATGGAATCAgcgaaaaaaaatgtttaccGATGTTATAGGGATGAAACATTTCAGATATTATCTCTATGGAAATGAATTTACTGCAGTCACTGATCATAAGGCCCTAGAAACACTAAATCGGGGAGAGATAAAATCTTTGCGGATCCAACGATGGTTAGACAAACTTAgtgaatataattattgtgTCGTGTATAGAAAAAGAACAAACATTCCACATGTGGATTGCTTATCCAGATCACCAAGACAAGAAATTTAGAGATTTAAAATCTAGAATTAGAAATGACCGAGGAagacaaaagaaaaattatccGTGATAAACACCTAGAACTTGTCCATGGAGGTTATAAAGCAGTTCAAAATGAacttaaaaagaaatacgATTGGAAAGATATGGAAAAAATTGACTAAAGACGAGCTAAAGAGGTGTATTCGGTGTAAAatgtataatattaaaagaggggattgaattttatttgtaaagtCACATGCGATTGGAAAGAAAGTAGCAATAGATATTATTGGTCCAGTTAACAACCAATATATCGTGTCTGGGATTGATTACTTTAGTCGATTGGATTTGGAAAGGTACTAAGTTCCAGGGAGAGTaagaaaattgtaaaatttttagatatgataaatcaaaaaattaagatacATAAACTAATTTTAGATCAATCGAAAGAAAACCATAGTAAAGAAATAAGATGTTGGGCAGCAAGTAATAATGTCGAATTACCTTATACCTCGCCATTTCACCACTAGTCCAATAGAAGAGTGGaaagatttaatagaaCAACACAAGAAGGAATATACAAACAAGAGggaaaagaaaatcttaaaattaaactttTAAAGGTTTTAGATGTATATAACAATATATATCATAGTAAGTTAGGTATGTCTCCGAATGATGCTTTAAACCCGACCAATTTCCAAAAGGTGAAAGAAAAACAATATGAGGAGATACTAAAATTCAatgaaagaaataaaaaccGAGAAACCGAACCACAATTTTCAGAGGGGGATAGcgttattataaaaacgGAAACAGGTGTCAAAAAGGAAGAACCCAAATTTAAGGTTAGaggtttaatttttaaagttttagaAACAACACATATCTGGTGAGGACAGATAACAAAACTATTAAGCGACATTCTTATCAGctgaaattaataatagaCGAATGTTTTTAAGAGGGGGATGTTgagatttgaaaaattatattttataaccttaattttagaataaatatgtttaatgATTAAAACGAAATTCatcaattttaatattcaaaaaaaattaaactgCGATGtacaataatatttcaacAAAACTTTCAAATCTAATGTTATTGTGATGCATTACCccaaaataaatgaaaggTTGGCTTTCGTATATTTTCTttggaaaatattataagaaTTATTCTCTAGAGGAAATATTTGTACCATTTCACAGCTCAATTTCCAATCTTGTTGagcatatatttatatttaatataaatattttaacttgtatagataaaattaaatttagagATACAAATACTTCATAACAACGTGTGACATATAAAAGTTTAATGTTTTCGCACTATTAACAAATGTGTTTATGGAATTCTTtggatttattaaataaattaaaatatgtcaaAAATCTCAAACAACAATAcgctataaatattcatttaCAAACAATTTCCATAAATGTATGagttttgtaaaaaaaaaatttaacttcAAATTGTATATGCGAATGATTTGTTTTGATAATTGTacatatattaataaatgtatTAAGCATGCAATATGTCAggataaatattaattgtgaaatattaattttaattggaTTGACGTCCTTTATAACAGATAACttatagtttttaaaataaccATAGCATATTTAAGTTCGCTTTTTTTTGGAAGAAATTACAAAGGTAATCAAATAATAACAAACTATATTGTAGGCCCTCCGTTTTGATTTGTTTGACAGCTTAATTacataaaacattttgaaatataaCCCATGGATCGTTTTTTCTTATGGTAtatgtttgtttattatatcGATTTATTTCAAACCATTGTTTATTGCAACTTATTTCACTACAGGGATCTGACAAGTAGGggtaattttatatctgCTACGTTTTACCTATCATTTTTGCAAACATTTGGGTTTATCTCGTTATCacagttttattttaaaaaagaatttacaAGTATACTAACTGTGGTGCTTTTAAGAGTGGAGGGATTGGTTGCTTATCTTTATATTAACATATCAAAAAGGTTTTGGCTACCTATAATTACGAATATACTAACTGATATTATGTTGGCTTTCTGCATCTATTATTATTGGCCAGTGGtgtataatattattctacaaagttataataaaaaaataggaGTAGATATTAGGATAAAAGATGTCTATATAACACGCCACGTATACTCAAGTGTAAAAAgaatatcttttattttgtatttggttttagtttttgttaaaattaCAACACTTGAAGATAATCCCCTTGTAAAATACCAGTTTCATATATTAGCATTGcctatatttatagttaaAGTATTAGAAAGGGAAGaggaagaagaagaaaataaaacgGCCAAATATTCTGttattttgttattaaTAACTATAAGTggaattttgatttttacaTCTATAATACAGTATTTTGGTAAAGTACATCCTGAATATAGATTACTAAATTTCATCAATAGTATTCATTTTACGCTTGCTACGTTCCTATCAATTGTTGATTACAATAACTATGGCAAGGGGTTGAAAGAGgctataaaatataagaagaTTACTGCACTGAGAAGGTTATAAATACAAAggaataaaaatcaaattttatgtttttttaaaaatttttgtattatttgattttttataaataaaaataatttcctTACTTATTGAGGGGCGTCAGCATTGACTCGATGGTTCCTCCAAACGATAAATCCTGTCTAGATTTTCTTTGTCGATTAAAAATAGACTTGAAAATGATTTGTATCCGGAGTGCTTACGGGAGTTTAATAGGCCATTAGGTCCTGGatcaataaagaaaaaaaacaaaaattacttaAAATGTGAAATTTGAAgaataaaactattttttgcccagttttataaacatattCTCACTAAAATGTTGTTGattgaaataatttagTCTTAAACTTACAAGGCAAAAATTATGaggttattttttttacaacaaaAAGGGCTATATATTGAGCATTTAATTACCTCCTTATAATGAAACGTTATCTTAAAGAGACAAATCTTAAAACCCCTTTAAAGGGGTTTTAATAGTGGACAGTTTGAAGCTATCTAAATCGATTGTAAAGCTTTTCGTAAACCTAATCAAGAAGTGTTGAAACGTTAAGATCATCATGAAAAGTGAGAAATTAATTCACTACTACAATTATATGACAAATTGATTTGAGTGAATCACATGTCGACAATTGCAAccgtaaaaaaaacaaaaagcgCAAAGTTTATATTGTAGTTTACAAGTCGATGGACAAATTTTGATCGACCATATTGATATAACGGCCATTATAAGATTGAAGGTGGGCattgtttaatattaaagagATTAGACGTgtattttagattttaccGGCCTTTGCATAATAAAACAAGCTATGACGAAAAAAGACTGGgtttgtatttttcaagtTGTTCAGTCCACCAGAGATCTTTCaaatcaaataataaataaatttttgtaaatcaaattaaaacagCTTTATCTACtctaaaattgtttaaaaacataatagGTAGCTTCCCATAAAATCAAACGggcaaatataaaagttttatcaAACTTTAACTAGAAagattcaaaaaaattatataaagatGGTTTATCGGCCCTTgcaaattttattacagAGTATGAAGAAGATAGCTTAAAGTTTATGATTgtgtattttaaaatcataattaACCAAGTAAAGTGCGACAAAAGGGGGGGTTGAcctatttatttaattaaaggGTATTTATTCTGTTTCTACTCAAAATAATGAATTAGTCTATAGGTGATAGtatgaaaaaatctaaatctCACTTAAGAAAGAAAGAAATGAAGATGTCGAACTATATTCTTGTAGAAAATGTCAACCCTTTTTTGAAtgattaaattatatttctaaacTGGATCGTCTTTTATTGATCCATATTCCGAATATACTTTGGAATTGGGTATAATGTCATTGTAGCTAAAGActttgataaaatataaaaacataaaagacTGATATTATAGTACCTCTTCTCCTAAGAAAGTCGAATACGCAATTCTTCAAAAAGCAAAGTGAAATGTAAAACTGAATAAGTACACAAAATTTTCTTGTGTTTGGGTTTAATAAACTTAGCAAAAACAAtctctttaaaatttatttatgccatttatattctttctttCGTTTTGACCAAAGCGGGCGAGATCATTTACCATGAAAAACATTTATCGTCTACTTATATCTTTAAAAGTTATGTTATAGAGGAGATCTTTAAGAATTGCCGTCGttagatttaaatttatataaatataagtaTTCACGAAACCAAGACTAGTTTCAATTGTCGTACTATTATAAATTGCTCTTTGTCTAATTTTTCGttataaacataatttagCTGAAGAACTTCAActctttaaaatatgtttttaaaacctTGTCTTGTTCACTTATatcatctaaaaaaataaatgaaaaaattacttCAAAACgataaaattaatgtaCGCTCCAAAGATATTAGACATTGCGGTCTCTTAGCCCCTTTACTTATATCTAGCAGCCGTTCCATCCTATCTcttaatatagaaaataatcCATGTTTGCTTTGTATTTCCCCATGACGCTTTCAAGTACCGCACTTTCTTGATCCACATTTTTGCGTTTttgaaaacaaatataGTGCTTAATACTATTTATACTGAGATTTCTACAAATGTATATCAAAAgtcattaaataaaatttgatttttttattagtataaaaatatgtatttttattaatttatgacattttgatttgttaaaatcttgaaaaaaataagttaaGATAAAGtctataatatttcaatgTTCTGTAATTTCCCTAATTATcattttcatataaaaacCCGTCCTTATATAGttttagaatatataatatattatacaatatacgttatacaaatattaaaaatacataaagaTCATTAAGTactaattcttttttataaggcttataaataatattttagaatcTTGTGAGAAAAGGACTTATACttataaatctaatatttacataaaatagattttcaaccataaaatcttaaagattttaattttgtcaTATCTCAaagattttagaaattCGTAAACAAATAAGTTAATCTGAATGTTtatagtaatttttgtgaGACCTTTGAGAGTAGTTATAAATACtgaacaaaaatatatgatacTAGCTCAATACATAAAGAGTTCATTATAGGTTTATATTGGCAACAAATGTAACAtactgtttttttataacattttaatatattagttTGAGAAACATTTCAATAAGTGTATAACATATGTAATCatacaatattatttttcgatttcttagatttaaaaataacattgCAACTATTACTAGTATGATAATTGATACTTTAAATTgaaattgtatttttaccagctaatatttatatgattCCAGGGACATATAACAATTGTtataagataaaaataacatagaGGAGAAAcgtttattttcataaatttttttcgaatatttaaatcaatatattaaatgctaattaattaaatgtttgtttgttttttaattcgtGTCATAATTGTTGTGGACAATTatgtttaatttaatactttaaaaaataaattctgtaatatattagactttaatatttatgtcTTTGCAAATGTGTGTCTGCGACATGCTTAATTAATGTGctcttatttttgtatctCCTAGTACATCCGAAAAAATTACAGGCATAAGGCTTATTAATATCAAGATTACTTGTTATGTGTCCCTTTTCAGCATGATActttaaagaatatttattcatatatattttattacaacCTGGATGAACACAACAAAATACTTCGTGCACTTTGCCCTCCCTGCTGTAAAAACTTTGTCCATTAATTGTTATCATGTTCTGTATTCTTTCTCTTTtatgtaaataaaatatgtgaTTCTGAAAATCACTTTTGTTATATTCATTGATACTTGTTCGATGCTGTTCAAAATTATCAATTGTTGGTGTATGATAAAGCAATGAGGATTGTTGCATATTGTGATG
The DNA window shown above is from Vairimorpha necatrix chromosome 7, complete sequence and carries:
- a CDS encoding C2H2 domain-containing protein, whose amino-acid sequence is MNYKKIKTDIQEILRRKNEKHHNMQQSSLLYHTPTIDNFEQHRTSINEYNKSDFQNHIFYLHKRERIQNMITINGQSFYSREGKVHEVFCCVHPGCNKIYMNKYSLKYHAEKGHITSNLDINKPYACNFFGCTRRYKNKSTLIKHVADTHLQRHKY